In Nitrospiraceae bacterium, the following are encoded in one genomic region:
- a CDS encoding ChaN family lipoprotein → MGISNTSRSALMSGSRKLVGLTALLLVDFLLLTGCNGEVRPIAAQSLQAGSVAWSAGQVIDTKTGTAVPRSEWEKALAQYDVIYLGEEHHNSHHIAAALEVLQAMLDQGRQPTLAMEMFGWDGQPALDEYLRSTEASRDHFLDRVLWKQNWGGPFEDYEPLVQFAKDHRLSVIALNPPKTLIRQVVQYGVTRMRERPDWGQWGMASETIVDDPAYRDRILSQLQACHGGGAPEGYQTMYEASMVRDEGMAKTVATLVRASEFKGHQAPGPIVSYTGGGHIQYKLPVPNRVLRRIPSDLKQVTVYLSTFEPNRETELRDSMREGIADFIWLTPAGAQGSPKRCR, encoded by the coding sequence ATGGGAATCAGTAACACCTCGCGCTCGGCTCTGATGTCTGGTTCGCGGAAGCTTGTCGGACTGACTGCTCTCCTGTTGGTCGATTTTTTGCTGCTTACCGGCTGTAATGGTGAGGTTCGTCCCATTGCGGCGCAATCCCTTCAGGCGGGCTCCGTGGCCTGGTCTGCGGGGCAGGTGATCGATACCAAGACTGGTACCGCGGTTCCAAGGTCAGAATGGGAGAAAGCGCTGGCCCAGTATGACGTCATCTACTTGGGGGAAGAGCATCACAATTCTCATCACATTGCGGCTGCGTTGGAGGTCTTGCAAGCGATGCTCGATCAGGGGCGTCAACCGACCTTGGCCATGGAAATGTTCGGTTGGGACGGCCAACCTGCCCTAGATGAGTACCTCCGCTCGACCGAGGCGTCCCGGGACCATTTCCTCGATCGAGTTCTGTGGAAGCAGAACTGGGGTGGCCCCTTCGAGGACTATGAGCCCCTAGTACAGTTTGCCAAGGATCATCGACTGTCAGTGATCGCTCTCAATCCGCCCAAGACCCTCATTCGGCAGGTTGTACAGTACGGAGTCACGCGCATGCGCGAGCGACCGGATTGGGGTCAGTGGGGCATGGCGAGCGAAACGATCGTGGATGATCCGGCTTATCGCGATCGGATTCTCTCCCAACTACAAGCTTGTCATGGGGGAGGCGCACCGGAAGGCTACCAAACCATGTATGAGGCTTCCATGGTAAGGGACGAGGGTATGGCGAAGACCGTGGCGACGTTGGTACGGGCTTCTGAGTTCAAGGGACATCAGGCTCCTGGTCCCATCGTCAGTTACACCGGCGGTGGTCATATCCAGTATAAACTCCCCGTACCGAACCGAGTTCTGCGAAGAATCCCATCGGACCTCAAGCAAGTCACTGTGTACCTCTCGACATTTGAGCCAAACCGGGAGACTGAACTGAGGGATTCAATGAGGGAAGGTATTGCCGATTTCATTTGGCTCACACCTGCCGGTGCGCAAGGTTCCCCCAAGCGCTGTCGCTAA
- a CDS encoding arylesterase: MGYSSLFMICRLSRMNALIPFALLPAATLLMISSWTTVLAMQMATTYAPGQAVSSPTELERRDPRPRIVAFGDSLTAGFGVSQDQAYPSQLESKLASLGYDYEVVNAGVSGETTAGGLRRVGWILKSKPRLVVLELGGNDGLRGLSLSETRSNLDTIIRKLKEAHVQVVLAGMKLPPNYGEEYTRQFEAIYRELASRHHLPFVPFFLEGVGGKSGLNQADGIHPTAEGHRIIAETVLQTVRPLLNRSEGADNLSPKKKA, from the coding sequence ATGGGCTACTCGTCGCTTTTCATGATCTGTCGACTCTCTCGCATGAATGCACTCATCCCCTTCGCCTTGCTGCCGGCGGCAACGCTTCTCATGATCTCATCATGGACTACAGTACTCGCCATGCAGATGGCGACCACTTACGCTCCGGGGCAGGCCGTTTCATCCCCCACAGAGCTTGAAAGGCGAGACCCACGTCCTCGCATCGTGGCGTTCGGTGATAGTCTCACGGCTGGATTCGGCGTGTCACAGGATCAGGCGTATCCTTCACAACTCGAAAGTAAGCTCGCGTCATTGGGATACGACTATGAAGTGGTGAATGCTGGTGTCAGCGGTGAAACAACAGCAGGAGGTCTCAGACGTGTCGGCTGGATTCTGAAGAGTAAACCTAGACTGGTAGTGCTGGAACTGGGCGGGAATGACGGCCTGCGGGGACTGAGCCTCTCCGAGACACGATCAAATCTAGATACTATTATTCGAAAGCTGAAAGAAGCCCATGTCCAAGTCGTCCTTGCGGGAATGAAGCTCCCGCCCAACTACGGAGAGGAATACACAAGACAATTTGAGGCGATCTATCGGGAGCTCGCCTCTCGGCATCACCTACCATTCGTTCCGTTTTTCTTGGAGGGGGTCGGAGGAAAGAGCGGGTTGAACCAGGCGGATGGCATTCACCCGACAGCGGAGGGCCATCGCATTATTGCAGAGACGGTTCTGCAGACGGTGAGGCCCCTTCTGAATCGCTCCGAAGGGGCAGACAACTTATCACCCAAAAAGAAAGCGTGA
- a CDS encoding ABC transporter ATP-binding protein, translating into MIALQHVAMQLIAAGQTVPILHDITFEISQKQTVAIVGPSGSGKSTLLGLIAGLDRPTSGSILLDGVDITGLREEALARLRLEKVGYIFQSFHLIPTMTAIENVAVPLELAKDARARERAAELLAAVGLTHRMHHYPVQLSGGEQQRVAVARAFARRPPILLADEPTGNLDSSTGQQVMDLIMTLHREAGTTLVLVTHDRQVAGAMERVITLKDGRVESDHQSGSDHQGWERFE; encoded by the coding sequence ATGATCGCTCTCCAGCATGTGGCCATGCAATTGATCGCCGCGGGCCAAACCGTCCCAATTCTACACGACATCACGTTCGAAATTTCCCAAAAGCAGACGGTGGCGATCGTAGGCCCATCCGGTAGCGGTAAGTCGACTCTGCTAGGACTCATCGCCGGCCTCGATCGGCCAACCTCTGGCAGCATTTTACTGGATGGAGTCGACATCACCGGTTTGCGGGAAGAAGCATTAGCACGGCTGAGGTTGGAAAAGGTTGGGTACATCTTTCAATCCTTCCATCTCATTCCCACCATGACTGCGATTGAAAATGTGGCTGTGCCGTTGGAATTGGCCAAAGATGCTCGCGCGCGAGAACGAGCTGCAGAGTTGCTGGCCGCAGTCGGCTTAACGCATCGAATGCATCACTATCCGGTGCAGCTTTCGGGTGGTGAACAGCAACGTGTCGCCGTCGCGCGGGCCTTTGCTCGACGTCCACCCATTCTCCTTGCCGATGAACCCACGGGCAACCTCGATTCCTCCACGGGGCAACAGGTCATGGACCTGATCATGACCTTGCATCGTGAAGCCGGGACTACGCTGGTTTTGGTTACTCACGACCGACAGGTTGCTGGCGCAATGGAGCGTGTGATTACTCTGAAAGACGGCAGGGTGGAATCCGATCACCAGAGCGGCTCGGATCATCAGGGCTGGGAGCGTTTCGAATGA
- a CDS encoding ABC transporter permease — translation MMPFWFAMAWRESRAAWRHFVLFLACIALGVGAVAGVALFSADVERAVLKEARGLLGGDLEIRLSRRLSDNGSSVLRAVTERGALLTHVSELVAMVTKHSPEIKDGSPSQLVELKAVEPAYPLYGKIRLEPDRPLQDLLRPIAAGCDRPCYGALVHESLLIRLNLAIGGTMKIGQASFVVTGVVRTEPDRMANMFSLGPRVLISQEALQATELIKTGSRVRERYLLKIPPQGAVQPLLYELRGKLATESARVSSYRDAQPQLKQFLDQLARYLGLVGLTALFVGGIGVAMSIQAFLREKFHAIAILKTLGADNRIVIQAYLAQAVGLGLAGSLIGLLLGMALQQMLPGVLATLLASDLLGQIEYAPAFSSSAIGPLVKGVGLGVLTTLFFSLWPLLRVREVKPAAIFRREVEVPLAAHLPTRVWFGRRWFESFRRDPIPAGTALIIGAGLAALSMWQSGSWMVGLLFIGGLLIALTALVMSARSLLAGISRLPPPDALVLRHALGNLHRPGSQALGVMVSIGVGVMVIMTIGVIEHSLIHNISEHRPADSPTFFFIDIQPDQTDRFSALVHEQTGKLAPHLTPLVRARVRAINGQAVKTEASSEQEEQASQTREDKRKNWYLSREYALTFLAELPKDNQIIQGAWWKPGEVASRPFVSVEEEAARYMGLSVGSIMDLDIQGTSVEAEVASIRKVEWGNFSTNFYMILSPGSLDDAPMTYVGTVRVSPDEEVPLQTRVVATLPNVTAINIGDVMATFARVLERLALAIRAVALFCILAGALVMAAALTATRYQRLYEAVVLKALGATRGLIAQAFAVEYALLGCVAGTVGIVLANGLAWATLRYVLDLPWSLVPSLLAMGLAGTILLTMAVGFLSTYRLLGQRPLRVLRQE, via the coding sequence ATGATGCCCTTCTGGTTCGCAATGGCGTGGCGGGAATCACGCGCCGCGTGGCGCCATTTTGTCTTGTTTCTCGCCTGCATCGCCCTCGGCGTCGGTGCAGTTGCAGGCGTGGCACTCTTTTCCGCAGATGTCGAACGCGCCGTGCTCAAAGAGGCTCGCGGCCTGCTCGGCGGCGACCTGGAGATTCGTCTGTCACGTCGACTCAGCGACAACGGATCATCGGTGCTTCGCGCAGTGACTGAACGCGGTGCCCTCCTCACGCACGTGAGCGAATTGGTCGCGATGGTGACGAAGCATTCTCCGGAGATAAAGGATGGCTCGCCAAGTCAACTGGTTGAACTGAAGGCCGTTGAGCCGGCGTATCCTCTGTATGGAAAGATTCGGCTGGAGCCTGACCGTCCCCTCCAAGACCTGCTGCGCCCTATTGCCGCGGGATGCGACCGACCCTGTTATGGAGCCCTTGTCCATGAATCCCTCTTGATCCGCCTCAACCTGGCAATTGGCGGAACGATGAAGATCGGGCAGGCCTCCTTTGTCGTTACTGGCGTGGTTCGAACGGAGCCAGATCGCATGGCCAATATGTTCAGCCTCGGTCCCCGTGTTCTGATCTCCCAAGAGGCATTGCAAGCTACGGAGCTGATCAAGACCGGGAGTCGGGTGCGAGAACGCTATCTGCTCAAGATTCCCCCGCAGGGCGCCGTTCAGCCATTGTTGTACGAACTTCGCGGGAAGCTCGCCACGGAATCGGCGCGGGTGTCCTCGTATCGAGATGCCCAGCCGCAACTCAAACAGTTTCTCGACCAGTTGGCCCGTTACCTTGGATTGGTCGGGCTGACGGCTTTATTTGTTGGCGGGATTGGGGTTGCCATGTCGATCCAGGCGTTTCTTCGGGAAAAGTTCCATGCAATCGCGATCCTCAAGACGCTAGGAGCCGACAACCGAATTGTGATTCAGGCCTATTTGGCTCAGGCGGTGGGATTGGGGTTGGCGGGAAGTCTCATCGGGTTGCTGCTCGGGATGGCCTTGCAACAAATGCTGCCTGGCGTGCTCGCGACGTTGCTGGCCAGCGATCTCCTCGGGCAGATCGAGTATGCCCCGGCGTTCTCTTCGTCGGCCATAGGTCCTCTGGTAAAGGGGGTTGGTCTGGGCGTGCTCACAACCCTCTTTTTCAGTCTGTGGCCGCTCCTGAGGGTACGGGAAGTGAAACCGGCGGCGATCTTTCGTCGAGAAGTGGAAGTTCCCCTCGCCGCTCATTTGCCCACACGGGTGTGGTTTGGACGAAGGTGGTTCGAATCATTTAGGAGAGATCCGATTCCTGCCGGGACGGCTTTGATAATTGGTGCCGGCCTTGCAGCTCTGTCAATGTGGCAATCTGGATCTTGGATGGTTGGGCTCTTGTTTATCGGCGGTCTTCTGATCGCCCTTACCGCTCTGGTGATGAGCGCGAGAAGTCTTTTGGCTGGCATTAGTCGGCTCCCTCCTCCGGACGCGCTGGTCCTGCGCCACGCCTTGGGGAATCTGCATCGCCCCGGTAGCCAGGCCCTTGGAGTCATGGTGTCGATCGGCGTCGGAGTGATGGTCATCATGACTATTGGAGTCATCGAACATTCGCTTATTCACAACATCAGTGAACATCGTCCTGCCGATTCTCCAACGTTTTTCTTTATCGATATCCAGCCGGACCAAACGGATCGTTTCAGCGCCCTGGTGCACGAGCAGACCGGGAAACTCGCCCCCCATCTCACTCCGCTGGTTCGGGCGCGCGTCCGTGCTATCAATGGTCAGGCTGTGAAGACCGAGGCCTCTAGTGAACAGGAGGAACAGGCATCACAGACTCGGGAGGACAAACGGAAGAATTGGTATCTCAGCCGCGAATATGCGCTGACCTTTTTGGCTGAGCTTCCCAAAGATAACCAGATCATCCAAGGCGCCTGGTGGAAACCGGGCGAAGTAGCCTCGCGCCCCTTTGTCTCAGTGGAGGAGGAGGCGGCTCGGTATATGGGGCTCTCCGTTGGATCGATTATGGACCTTGATATTCAAGGCACGTCGGTGGAGGCCGAGGTAGCCAGTATTCGGAAAGTGGAGTGGGGGAACTTCTCCACCAATTTTTACATGATTCTATCTCCCGGATCGCTTGATGATGCGCCGATGACCTACGTCGGAACGGTCCGCGTATCGCCCGACGAGGAGGTCCCGCTCCAAACAAGGGTTGTCGCGACGCTGCCGAATGTGACGGCCATCAATATCGGCGATGTCATGGCGACATTCGCCCGGGTCCTTGAGCGGCTGGCATTGGCGATCCGAGCGGTCGCGCTGTTTTGCATCCTCGCCGGGGCACTGGTCATGGCAGCTGCCCTCACGGCTACTCGGTATCAGCGGTTGTATGAGGCTGTGGTGCTGAAGGCCTTGGGAGCCACCAGAGGGCTGATTGCGCAGGCATTTGCCGTCGAATATGCGTTGCTCGGCTGCGTGGCAGGGACCGTGGGCATTGTTCTGGCCAACGGACTCGCCTGGGCGACGTTACGCTACGTGCTCGACTTGCCATGGTCGCTCGTGCCCTCGCTATTGGCGATGGGTTTGGCCGGCACCATCTTGCTCACGATGGCCGTGGGATTTCTCAGCACCTATCGACTTCTGGGGCAGCGTCCACTGAGGGTCCTTCGACAGGAATAG
- a CDS encoding PilZ domain-containing protein, which translates to MTMPTCPSCRTNKVQPAPRRSFTDRLLGFFLFTPFRCQLCGHSFHRIMRQRTAATRRNYQRIPVRYPVWFQTTLPARSRETFQGTVENLSIRGCRVRSATSFPIGTRLQLEFLPSPHTFPITIDGAIVRSRRDDVVGLRFVALLREEERRISHIVNLKLPSPSS; encoded by the coding sequence ATGACCATGCCCACTTGCCCTTCCTGCCGAACCAACAAAGTGCAGCCCGCTCCCCGACGCTCGTTTACGGATCGCCTGCTCGGGTTCTTTCTGTTTACGCCGTTTCGATGCCAGCTCTGTGGCCACAGTTTTCATCGGATCATGCGCCAGCGCACTGCCGCCACACGTCGAAACTATCAGCGCATCCCGGTACGCTATCCCGTTTGGTTTCAGACCACACTTCCCGCGCGTTCCAGGGAAACCTTTCAGGGCACGGTGGAAAATCTATCCATTCGGGGTTGCAGAGTCCGGAGCGCGACATCATTTCCAATTGGTACACGCCTGCAGCTGGAATTCCTTCCCTCGCCCCACACCTTTCCCATCACGATCGATGGGGCGATCGTCAGGTCACGAAGGGACGACGTGGTGGGGTTACGGTTTGTGGCGCTGTTGCGGGAGGAAGAGCGTCGGATCAGTCACATCGTAAATCTTAAGCTACCGAGTCCCTCATCTTAG
- a CDS encoding M1 family metallopeptidase has product MTTPSADDPYRLPRHIVPSHYDLRLEPDLASHSFSGHEIITLTVLEPANDILLNTVDLTVISAALAADGQSAHDGRVTLEEDQQRCRIAFSSAIQPGVWKLSLSFRGTLNDKLRGFYRSSYKDEQGNIHLMAATQFEATDARRAFPCWDEPDFKAVFAITLAVDQALIAISNTRVVDDRIENGKRVFRFADSMKMSTYLVAFIVGQLVATPPVMAKHTSVRLWSVPGKQHLTPFGHDIAVYSLNFLADYYAIPYPGDKLDLIAIPDFASGAMENLGAITFRETALLLDRRTATHAEQGRVADVVAHENAHMWFGDLVTMAWWNGLWLNEAFATFMEMVVVDAWKPEWERWTAFGMARAAALSVDGLQSTRPIEYPVRAPKDAEAMFDVLTYEKGASVLRMLEQHIGPTVFRDGVRHYLTTHAYGNAETTDLWLSLGQAAKQDVPGLMNNWIFSPGYPMVSLQLDGPSHLTISQQRFLYLQDGGAPASQDAERWQIPVQLKITTETGTETRRLLLTDRQTRIELPKHWTSILANEGGHGFYRVRYALELIERLQRNGLHTLAAVERFNLLNDTWAATVAGMVTPTDYLELTKHFRQEKDPNVWAVLLGSFSTINSMLEEEERDLLAALVRDRLTPAWQDLGWEPKPGERDLVRELRGDLIRALGTLGRDQEMQTQAHRLFESADRGGSPVDPNVLPALVSILAFTGDDARYDEFLRRFRKAATPQEERRYLFSLAAFRSPVLVERTLASTLSGEVRTQDAPFMVSALLLSVYSRERAWAFVKTNWDRMDRLFPKSGLRRMCGGIVGLSTPELEHDVRAFFTDRHIELGGKTLEQYLEQLRIAVRFRERDRQPIRKYLTRFAS; this is encoded by the coding sequence ATGACAACACCCTCTGCTGACGACCCCTACAGACTGCCACGGCACATTGTGCCTTCCCACTATGACCTTCGTCTTGAGCCCGACCTCGCATCGCACTCGTTCAGCGGGCATGAAATCATCACACTCACCGTACTCGAACCAGCCAACGACATTTTGCTCAATACTGTTGACCTAACCGTGATCTCTGCCGCGCTGGCGGCCGACGGACAATCGGCTCATGACGGACGAGTCACTCTTGAAGAAGACCAACAACGTTGCCGCATTGCCTTTTCCTCCGCCATCCAACCAGGTGTGTGGAAGCTGTCCCTGTCATTTCGTGGCACGTTAAACGACAAGCTCCGCGGTTTCTATCGCAGTTCATACAAAGACGAGCAGGGCAACATCCACCTCATGGCTGCGACGCAGTTCGAGGCGACCGATGCGCGGCGGGCATTCCCCTGCTGGGATGAACCGGATTTTAAGGCCGTGTTCGCCATCACGCTTGCCGTAGACCAGGCGCTGATCGCAATTTCCAACACCCGCGTCGTGGATGACCGGATCGAAAACGGCAAACGGGTGTTTCGCTTCGCCGACTCGATGAAGATGTCCACCTATTTAGTGGCATTCATCGTCGGACAACTCGTGGCAACTCCGCCGGTCATGGCGAAACATACGTCGGTACGCCTCTGGTCCGTCCCGGGCAAACAGCATCTGACGCCCTTTGGGCACGACATTGCCGTCTATTCGCTCAATTTTCTGGCCGACTACTACGCAATCCCCTACCCCGGAGATAAGCTCGACCTCATCGCCATCCCCGATTTCGCCTCAGGTGCAATGGAGAATCTCGGCGCGATCACATTCCGGGAAACCGCATTGCTGCTGGACCGACGCACCGCCACCCACGCCGAACAGGGACGGGTCGCCGACGTGGTGGCCCATGAGAACGCACATATGTGGTTCGGCGATCTCGTCACAATGGCTTGGTGGAACGGCCTCTGGCTCAACGAGGCCTTTGCGACGTTCATGGAGATGGTCGTCGTCGATGCGTGGAAACCTGAATGGGAGCGATGGACGGCATTCGGTATGGCTCGCGCGGCGGCCTTGTCCGTCGACGGGCTACAGAGTACGAGACCGATCGAATATCCGGTTCGAGCGCCCAAAGATGCGGAAGCGATGTTCGACGTACTCACGTACGAGAAAGGGGCGTCGGTCCTGCGCATGCTCGAACAACACATCGGCCCGACGGTCTTCCGCGACGGGGTCCGCCACTATCTTACTACCCATGCCTATGGGAATGCGGAAACCACCGACCTCTGGCTCTCTCTCGGCCAGGCCGCCAAGCAGGACGTGCCTGGCCTCATGAACAACTGGATTTTTTCGCCCGGCTACCCGATGGTGTCGCTGCAACTGGACGGGCCTTCGCACCTCACCATCAGCCAACAGCGATTCCTCTACCTTCAAGACGGCGGCGCTCCAGCCTCACAGGATGCGGAACGCTGGCAGATACCGGTTCAACTGAAGATTACAACCGAGACAGGAACGGAAACCCGTCGCCTGCTCTTGACCGATCGACAGACGCGCATTGAGTTGCCCAAGCACTGGACGTCCATTTTAGCGAACGAGGGCGGACACGGCTTCTATCGAGTTCGCTATGCGCTGGAACTGATCGAACGACTGCAACGCAACGGGTTGCACACCCTGGCGGCCGTCGAACGCTTCAACCTTCTGAACGACACCTGGGCTGCCACCGTCGCAGGGATGGTAACCCCGACTGATTATCTCGAGCTAACCAAACATTTTCGGCAGGAAAAGGATCCCAATGTCTGGGCGGTGTTGCTGGGATCCTTCTCCACCATCAACAGCATGCTCGAGGAAGAGGAACGGGACCTGTTGGCAGCCCTCGTCCGAGATCGCCTCACCCCGGCCTGGCAGGATTTGGGATGGGAACCGAAACCTGGCGAGCGCGACTTGGTGCGTGAACTACGAGGCGATCTGATCCGTGCTCTGGGAACGTTGGGCCGCGACCAGGAGATGCAAACACAAGCGCATCGCCTGTTCGAATCAGCCGATCGTGGGGGCAGCCCCGTCGACCCCAATGTGCTGCCGGCACTCGTGTCCATTCTGGCCTTCACCGGCGACGATGCACGCTACGACGAGTTCTTGCGGCGCTTCAGGAAGGCCGCCACACCTCAGGAGGAGCGTCGCTATCTCTTTTCGCTGGCTGCGTTTCGCTCGCCTGTTCTCGTGGAACGTACACTTGCCAGCACCTTGAGCGGTGAGGTCAGGACGCAGGATGCTCCATTCATGGTCAGTGCCCTCCTGCTCAGCGTCTACAGCCGCGAGCGTGCCTGGGCGTTCGTCAAGACGAATTGGGACCGGATGGATCGCCTCTTCCCCAAGAGCGGGCTTCGCCGTATGTGCGGTGGGATCGTCGGACTTTCAACTCCTGAATTGGAACATGACGTCCGTGCCTTCTTCACCGATCGACACATCGAACTCGGCGGGAAGACCCTCGAACAGTACCTAGAGCAGTTACGCATTGCGGTCCGGTTCCGCGAGCGTGACCGGCAGCCGATCCGCAAGTACCTGACACGTTTCGCCAGCTAA